The DNA region AAGCCGATAAATGCTCCCACTTCGTGCGCCACGATTTAATCACGATCGGGTATTTTTCTCCCCACATCGATTCCAGCTCGTCCAGCGCCGCTTCGGCCTCGCCCAGTGATTTGGCGCGGTAGACGCGCTTCAGATCGACCATAAACGCCTTGTGATTTTTCGAGGCGACGTAGCGCAGCGAGTTGCGGATCTGGTGCACGATGCACAGCTGGACTTCGGTATCGGGATAAATCGAAGCGATGGCCTCGGGGAAACCGGTCAGGCCGTCCACAGAGGCGATCAGGATGTCCTCGACGCCGCGATTCTGCAGGTCCGTGAGCACCGAGAGCCAGAAGTTGGCGCCCTCGCTCTCGGACAGATACAGGCCCAGGACTTCCTTTTTGCCCTCCATGTTCAGCGCCAGGACCGTGTAGATGGCCTTATTCTGGTAACGGCCCTTGTCGCGGATCTTGTAGTGGATCGCATCCAGCCAGAC from bacterium includes:
- a CDS encoding IS256 family transposase — protein: AALEAELDSHLAEDLAENRKNGKSRKTVKSTSGRFELETPRDRAGTFEPKLVKKHQRTVSDEIETKILSMYGLGMSYADIAGHVEEMYGISVSTATISTITDKLIGEVKAWQARPLENLYPFVWLDAIHYKIRDKGRYQNKAIYTVLALNMEGKKEVLGLYLSESEGANFWLSVLTDLQNRGVEDILIASVDGLTGFPEAIASIYPDTEVQLCIVHQIRNSLRYVASKNHKAFMVDLKRVYRAKSLGEAEAALDELESMWGEKYPIVIKSWRTKWEHLSA